One region of Neorhodopirellula lusitana genomic DNA includes:
- the gnd gene encoding decarboxylating NADP(+)-dependent phosphogluconate dehydrogenase, producing the protein MSGDCDFGLIGLAVMGENLALNVESRGYKVAVYNRTTSKVDALMEGRAKGKNFVGTHTIEEFVKSVKRPRKLMMLVKAGPAVDALIEQLLPFCEPGDIIIDGGNEQYQNTERRTKQVEAAGLLYVGCGVSGGEEGALKGPSLMPGGSAAAWPHIKEMFQSIAAKVGPNNDIPCCEWLGSGGAGNYVKMVHNGIEYGDMQLICEGYQLLHELGGLTNDELYDVFDEWNRGELQSYLIEITRDIFSAKDDLEGTDGFLVDKILDVAGAKGTGKWMSQLALDLGVPSTLVTTAVFARGLSAQKEARVRAAKTLNGPSDSSNPEMQAIAKSLIGDREEFVEAVKQALYASKIVSYAQGFVQLQAASAEHGWGLDYGAAALLWRGGCIIRAQFLDRIKEAFDADPELENLLLTKYFEDAVENAQDKWRKVVAIASIKGIPVPAFSAALCYYDGYRMARLPANLLQAQRDYFGAHTYQRTDRDGSFHSEWLDLRKTPKA; encoded by the coding sequence ATGAGTGGTGACTGTGACTTTGGACTGATCGGCCTGGCCGTGATGGGCGAGAACTTGGCGTTAAACGTAGAAAGCCGGGGCTACAAGGTCGCTGTCTACAACCGTACGACGTCCAAGGTCGATGCGTTGATGGAAGGTCGCGCGAAGGGCAAGAACTTCGTTGGCACTCACACGATCGAAGAATTCGTGAAGTCCGTCAAACGACCTCGCAAGTTGATGATGCTGGTCAAAGCCGGTCCCGCCGTGGACGCCCTGATCGAGCAATTGTTGCCATTCTGTGAGCCTGGTGACATCATCATCGACGGCGGAAACGAGCAATATCAAAACACCGAGCGTCGTACCAAGCAGGTCGAAGCTGCTGGCTTGTTGTACGTCGGTTGCGGCGTCAGTGGTGGCGAAGAAGGAGCCCTGAAGGGTCCCAGCCTGATGCCCGGCGGAAGTGCCGCAGCATGGCCACACATCAAAGAAATGTTCCAGTCCATCGCCGCTAAGGTTGGCCCCAACAACGACATTCCATGTTGTGAGTGGCTCGGCAGCGGCGGTGCCGGTAACTACGTCAAGATGGTCCACAACGGCATCGAATACGGCGACATGCAGTTGATTTGCGAAGGCTATCAATTGCTGCATGAACTCGGTGGCTTGACCAACGACGAACTGTACGACGTGTTCGACGAGTGGAACCGTGGTGAACTGCAAAGCTACCTGATCGAAATCACTCGCGACATCTTCAGTGCCAAAGACGACCTAGAAGGCACCGATGGATTCCTCGTCGACAAGATCCTGGACGTCGCCGGAGCCAAGGGCACTGGTAAATGGATGAGCCAACTGGCACTCGACCTGGGCGTGCCCAGCACGTTGGTGACCACGGCCGTCTTCGCTCGTGGCCTGTCCGCTCAAAAGGAAGCTCGTGTCCGTGCGGCCAAAACGCTGAACGGTCCTTCGGATTCCTCTAACCCCGAAATGCAAGCGATCGCCAAGTCGTTGATCGGTGACCGCGAAGAATTCGTCGAAGCTGTCAAGCAAGCCTTGTACGCTTCGAAGATCGTGTCGTACGCCCAAGGCTTCGTGCAATTGCAAGCCGCGTCCGCCGAACACGGTTGGGGTCTCGACTACGGAGCCGCCGCGTTGCTGTGGCGAGGTGGTTGCATCATCCGTGCTCAATTCCTGGACCGCATCAAGGAAGCATTCGATGCCGATCCAGAGCTGGAAAACCTGTTGTTGACCAAGTACTTCGAAGACGCGGTCGAGAACGCTCAAGACAAATGGCGTAAGGTCGTTGCGATCGCTTCGATCAAGGGCATTCCAGTGCCAGCGTTCAGTGCCGCGTTGTGCTATTACGACGGTTACCGCATGGCCCGTTTGCCAGCCAACCTGTTGCAGGCTCAACGCGATTACTTCGGTGCTCACACTTACCAGCGAACCGATCGCGACGGCTCCTTCCACAGCGAGTGGTTGGACCTTCGCAAGACGCCCAAGGCGTAA